A portion of the Sabethes cyaneus chromosome 3, idSabCyanKW18_F2, whole genome shotgun sequence genome contains these proteins:
- the LOC128739550 gene encoding keratin, type I cytoskeletal 9-like produces MGAYGCQQQQQQQQQQQQLQLQQQHVQQLEQQDSASSREGLKISMIQRLHSITGSSVLSGSGGSGSGGSGGANDYSGGCGDGGGNCASTTATAGSSSSSSGTNVGGVPGEEGGSRKRRSRITYDREQGVRFYRGTETTDSNDCDCEDI; encoded by the coding sequence ATGGGGGCCTACGGCtgtcaacagcaacagcagcagcagcaacagcagcagcaactgcaACTGCAGCAGCAACATGTACAGCAGCTTGAACAGCAGGACAGTGCCAGTAGTAGGGAGGGTCTGAAGATTAGTATGATCCAAAGGTTGCACAGCATCACCGGTAGCAGTGTACTCAGTGGTAGCGGGGGTAGTGGCAGTGGCGGAAGTGGTGGGGCAAATGATTATTCCGGAGGTTGTGGTGATGGGGGCGGAAACTGCGCGAGCACGACGGCCACCGCCGgaagtagcagcagcagtagcggaACCAACGTCGGTGGTGTACCGGGAGAAGAAGGTGGTTCGAGAAAGCGACGATCTCGGATTACCTACGATCGAGAGCAGGGCGTGCGGTTCTACCGGGGAACCGAAACTACCGACAGTAACGATTGTGATTGTGAAGATATTTGA